The proteins below come from a single Tissierella sp. MB52-C2 genomic window:
- a CDS encoding NAD(P)H-dependent oxidoreductase subunit E, with product MEVKVKICMGTHCTMMGNLNLEENLERLQLEYPDQIEIEAVKCLKYCENNKAPVVELNGKIITNASAEIVMSEILEVVK from the coding sequence ATGGAAGTCAAGGTAAAGATTTGTATGGGGACTCATTGTACAATGATGGGGAATTTAAATTTAGAAGAAAATCTTGAAAGATTACAATTAGAATATCCTGATCAAATTGAAATTGAAGCAGTAAAATGTCTAAAGTATTGTGAGAATAATAAAGCACCTGTAGTGGAACTAAATGGAAAGATAATTACAAATGCTAGTGCAGAAATAGTTATGTCAGAAATTCTTG